Part of the Temnothorax longispinosus isolate EJ_2023e chromosome 5, Tlon_JGU_v1, whole genome shotgun sequence genome is shown below.
GGCTGCCAGTCAGACTGATTAGATTACGATGATCCACATCCCCTGCTTTCATCAAACGATACGGTAGCTGATTTTCGCGGGCCATTGGGATTGGAATCActctgtaaataaaaagtaactttAATAACTGGAAAATCATGTCAACACGTGATCaacaatctaaaaataaaaacagaacaATGAAATTCTGGTAGAAACTGTGTTACCTATGATCTACGTCTCCCGTGGTATTCAGAGATTCTTGTGGTTGTGGCTCGTTGTACTGCACCGGTTCAGCGAAACCAGTTTTCTCATATATAGGCGGCGATTCGGGAGTCTCGGACAGCATATCATTTTTTGTCCTGCCACTGACCGGCCATGTGGAATCGTTATTGGAGTCCCACCTGTCTCCTTCGCCATCCATCCATgaacttttgtttttatcatcGCCTTCGCCAGGCCATGTGGGATTCATACTATTCTTGCCTGAACATGTAGCAAAATTTGCTATAGGGAACGCTATGCATTGCTGCGCAACAATAAAAAAgcgaattattaaatttgcagtGCATTGTGTATACCTTTTTCCTCCCATTTGGCAGAGTCTTTAATACCCTCGTTCGGCGGCGTCCACGTGGGGAACTTTGGCGGCAGCTTGTTGTAACAATTCTCATCATCGAGGAAGATAGGTGGTGGTAAAGGTGGGGGAGGTAAAGGGTTAACTGTGTTAGCATTAGTGGGGCCGTCAAAGGGACCAGTTATATTACTTTGACTATTTTGACTGGAATACGGAGAGGGGGTGTGCGACTCGGACAGATTGCGAACCGCCAACGGGGTACTGTGACTCATCTGGCAATTGTTTAAACCACCGCTCCCACTGAGGGATGGTGTACCCTGACTGCTTATCATTCTTGAGATCACAGGCGTTACGGGGTGCGGCCCTAACGAGGGCGAATGTCTATAGTTGGGACGTTGCGGCGATTCCACTTGACCTTCAGAAACGTCCAGGCCTAGACCCGGAATTCCACCTGAATCTGACGTTCCATCGGAAGACGGAAGAACCGTTTTCAGGAAACTAGATATATTAAAGTCCGCATTGTTCTGTTCATTTTTCGGTCTCATATTGATCACTTCTATTGGTTTTGCCTGAAAATCATATTATCTCATAAAACACATACTTTGATAGAATCTTGCAAATATATGGCGAATAATTAAACCTCTAAAGAAGGCGTGCGATGCGAGCGGGATGCGCGAGGTGTGCGAGGCGTACGAAGCGTGCGAAAGGGATAAGGCGTAGACTAAGTTAGAATTAAGTTAGTGTAATTTTTGGATTTTGTAAAGATTGTGTAACCCCAAAAGGGGAACAATAAATTTCTATCTAATCTAATTACCTCTAAAGATTCATTGTACTGTTGAGACATCCCGGCAGGTGTCTcagaattttcattaaacaaatttctctacagaaaacagaaaagaataatatataatgtgtcTCGAATACATTTATGACAAAAAAACCTTCCTTTATAAAACAATACGTATGCAACTATTGCTCTATCTTACCATATTACCAAAATCTACATTTCCTCCGATAAAGGAGGGAAAATTATTGGTAAAGTCCGCCGACTCATTGCCTTGTACCAAGTCAGGTGCGGGCACTGGTCGTATAGGATCGTACTCGTGAGAATATGAACCGTAGATAGACGGCGGGGCTACGTCAATCATTCCCGACTGATTATTCACTGATTGAGTTTCATCTCCTGGTAGCTCTATATCACTGTCGGGACTCGGCGAGGGCGCGTTTATGTCCGGCGACGGTATAGGCGAGACGAACGTAGGTAGTAACTCGTCTaactttttcttcaaatttttgacACGACTGCCAAAATTCCGATAGGCCTGTTcatgaaaaatgtaacatgAGAACGCAGCGGTATTGAATCGCCTCGCAAAGTTTAACACTTACATTTGTCACTATTTTAACTTCCCCACGTTGAGTCTCATAAAACTGATCCGCTTGCTCCAACAAATCAACCACTTGTGTCCTTTCCCTAATCTCTGCCTCTAACGAACGAACATAATTCTCGACGTTCCTAGCGACCaaatctatctctttctccgcATCTTCCACACGCCTCCTGTCCTTTAACGACGCGCGTAACTCCTCTGCGGATTCGATGTCTATGTTGCTCTCCCGTAGATCGCGCAGTCTGGCGTCAGTGGCTTGTTCCAGAGTCGCGCAAGACCTCATCGTAGAAATGAGTAAAGCCGCCTGAAACTCTTCGGGCTGAGCGGTCGGTGGGGGATccaatttctttttcggtGCCGCCGAAATTAAGCCGGACAGATCGGCAAGAAACTCCTCGTCGTAGACTTGCCGCTGATCCCAGATCTTGAAAATTCTCAGTATACGATGCTTCACTTTCTCGTCGCGGACCATGGGGGTCGCACGTTGTAGAGTAGTGCCCCATGATTCCACAAATTCGAAATTCTTCCTTTTGGAGTATTGAATAACGTCGTTCGCCAAATAGAACAACGTCAGCCGATGTTCCACCTTCACTGTTGtacaaaaaatgaattttatatacttggGAGCTATGTGtctcaaaattatacatttaagatGATAAAATTGTGACGCACGCATACTGTAACACACGCGAGCGAGTTTATCTGTGATAAAAGCTACGTTCTACATGATCTATATGAGAATCAtaaggcctgttcgttttagctCACGTTGTTGCACAATTAGTTGatcttttccctttttctctccaatgtgaaaagaaaaaggaaaaagaccGTGCAAGAAGTTGAGGTTGAGGTGAAACGAACAAGCTTATAGTAAGCCTATGACTTGGAGTTTACCTTTCTTTAAAACTTGGAGCCATGTGGCGACAATCTTCTTGTGATGCTGCCTCCTGTCCAGGCACCACGCGGAGAGTCCCTGGATGGACTCCTGCGAGTCTTTCAGCGAGTGGAGCCTTCGCTCGAACTGCTCAGCGTCGAAATCGTTGCTCGCCATCGCGCGCGGGTTATCCATCGGTTCACCAAATCGTAAACTCCCGACGGCACGTCACATTGTCAACGCGGGCAACCACGGGGAACACGCGCGACGGCGGCGTTCCGGTGCCATAGGATCAGCGCGGGCCGCGGGCCCTCGAGCAACCTAACCAAGCCGCGTTTCTCGCGGGGGAGCGGTAAATAGCGACAGTGGGGTTAGAAAAGCTCGCGGTGGAGCGCGACCGTTTTACCGACTCGACGGCGTCCTCGCGCCGATTCTTCGACGCGCCGACGACGACACGTCGTCGGAATCGCTCCGTCAGGACCCAGGGATTCTGTGATTTACGTCGCTTTGTACGgagcaacgacgacgacgacgacgacgacgacgacgacgacggccacgaccaccaccaccaccacgacgacgacgacgacgacgacgacgacgacgacgacgacgacgacgacgatgaccaCCACGGACACCACCACTACAACGGCGGCGACAATGACGCCGAGACGGTGCGGCGAACGCTGGACGATGCGGTCGCACGCGCGACTGTCACTGACACAACGACCAACAACGACGATCTACCACGCGCGCGGCATGTCAACTCTCGCGCGGAAATCGCGGGATCTCAGTCAGAGCCGTGCCGTGCCTCGCCGTACCTTGCCGACGTGCCGTGAGCGCGAGCGATCTCGAAAACAACGGTCCGCCATCTTTTCGGTCGGCCAAAACACGACCGCGCAATGGCCGCCatggccggcgcggcgccacCCATAGACGTAGACGTTGATTGACGCGCGAGTCCGCCTGGGCCTACGCCAATGCGCGGAGCTTTAAACGGGTCCGTTCGTGGGCGGCCTGCGGCCTGCACCTCACTCGCACCTTCTGCACCTCACGCGAACACGAGTGAACATACTTTCAAACCTCCAAAAGTGGcaaagagaggagaaagagagagagagagagagagagattacgTGCGAAACAATTTGATCTTCTATTCTGCCATTCCAGTCTCAACAATGATTCtcatgcaaataataaaaaataaatgcagtTATAAAGGATAGACATATTACCTTTGAAtgtatttgtttataattgcCTAATGCCTCGGGAACTCgcatatttgaaaatatatctatttggaaattttttcaatttaaaatatattatttttaaaagattcttAAATATTACGCATCTTATACTAATTAGTTTCACGATAAAATCACGCGCGTACGCGCTTTTCTTTTCCCTGAATTATTCATCGCGTAAAACAGCGAACGGGAAATCGACAATTTTGAAATGGAAATTATATAGATGTAACATTATTCTTATCAGTTTACAAGCGTATTTAATCCTTTATTTTGTCTTATCGACAAAACACAAAATTAAGGCGATCGACGTGTCGTCGTAAAATCGATTGTTAATAAAACGTCGGACATAAGATAAGATTCATCTATGTGGCGCgtgttgttgttattattaataattcaattcgTGGAAAATTTAATCGGTGGAAACATATCCTTTTCGCGAGGTTCGATTACGTGTGCCAGCGGGGTAATTAACGCCTCGCGCGAAGCGTATCATTTTCACCGGAGGCGTCGATCTAGGTCGCCATTCGCGCCGTGGCGAGACGGCGATGAATGGTGATCGTTGCTCGTTATCGTCGTGACTCGGGGAAACCGCTTTGTCATTGCGCTTTCCCAATCTTCACCGCGATACATGGAGGATTAAAGTCCACCGGACGGAGTTCGTCTCGGAGTACGATCGGCTGATCTCGACGCTCGACAGTTCCGCGGCAGCATCGTTACGTCGTCGtcacttttttctctttcggcCTTCCTCGTTTCTCCCGTTTTCCCATTTCGCAACCTCCACGCTCCACGTCCGGCACGCGAGGAAGTCTCGCGAGAAGAACGAGTTCGGAGGTTCGGAGTTATTCGTGTTCTTTCGATCGACGAACATTTCCCAGTATTTCGCTCGCGTCCGAAGAATCATCGCCAAGATGGTTTACAAGCCAAAAGTGTACGTGATCGGCGTCGGGATGACCAAGTTCGAGAAGCCCGGTCGCAGGGAGGACTTTGATTATCCGCAAATGGCGAAGGAAGCGGTGACCAAGGCCCTGCAGGATGCGCAGGTACCCTACAAGAGCGTGAAGGCCGTCTGCGTTGGATACGTGTACGGTGACTCGACCTGCGGCCAAAGGGCGGTCTACGAGGTCGGCCTCAGCGGCTGTCCCATTTACAATGTCAACAACAACTGCTCCACCGGCTCCACCGCTCTCTATCTTGGCAAGCAGATCGTCGAGAGCGGCAACGCGGATTGCGTCCTGGCGCTTGGCTTCGAAAAGATGGAGCGTGGCTCTCTGATGTCAAAGTATATGGATCGCACAAATCCTATGGATAAACATGTCGAGCTCATGGCGGATATCGCAGGTGAGATACAAGATTCTGAAACATGAgctagaataatattttacgtatttaatTTGCTTACCGCATACGCGTCGTTTGTGCAGGCCTTTCCGAGGGTCCCATCACCGCCCAACTCTTCGGCAATGCCGGGATCGAGCATATGAAGAAATACGGCACGAAGCCCGAGCACTTTGCAAAGATCGCGTATAAGAACCATCTGCATTCCACGAACAATCCATATTCTCAATTCCAAGAGAAATACACCTTCCAGCAAATAATGAGTTCTCCCAAGGTATTTGGACCGTTGACCAAGCTCCAGTGTTGTCCCACTTCCGACGGGGCGGCAGCTGTCGTTCTAGCTAATGAGGAGTTCGTTCGTAAGCATCGCTTGGAATCGCAGGCCGTTGAAATCCTGGCTATGGAAATGTCCACTGACCTGTCCACGACATTTAACACTAAATCGTGCATGAATATTGTTGGGTATGGAAAATAAGCTGGAGCTATTATACTTCTCGACGAGATCGCTAGTTTACCAATCTATTATGTGATTATGTTATGATTACTTTGCAGATATGACATGACGAGAAACGCAGCCGAGAAACTCTTTTCATCGATTAACTACAGGCCAAGCGACGTGGACGTGGTGGAGCTGCACGACTGCTTCTCCATAAATGAGTTGATCACTTATGAAGCCTTGGGATTGTGTCCTCCCGGTTACGGTGGCAAGATGGTGGACGCCGGAGACAATACCTACGGCGGCAAGTATGTCGTAAACCCGAGCGGCGGTTTGATTTCGAAGGGACATCCTCTGGGCGCTACAGGATTAGCGCAGTGCGCTGAGCTTACTTGGCAACTTCGCGGTGAGGCCGGCAAGAGGCAAGTGCAGGACGCGAAATTGGCGCTTCAGCACAACATAGGTCTGGGCGGTGCGGTTATCGTGGCTCTCTATCGCTTGGGCTTTCCGAGACAAGGGGTGATCAGGAAAAACGTGAATGTTGCCGCTGATTCGAGCATGTTCCAAGCGGACGTGCTGTTTAAAACGCTGGCAATCGCGATGGAGGAAGACGATGAGAATTTGATTGAGAAAATGCGCGGGGTTTACGGATTTAAAGTCATAAACGGTCCCGGAGGCGCCGAAGGATTTTGGGTTGTAAACGCAAAAACGGGCAAAGGCAAAGTCGAGTATAACAGCAAAATCAAACCCGACGTAACATTCACGATCAGCGACACCGACATCGTCGATTTTATTTCTGGAAAATTAAATCCGCAAAAGGCTTTCTTCCAAGGGAAGGTCAAGATTCAAGGGAACATGGGGCTTGCTATGAAATTGCCTGATTTGCAGAAACGCGCTGCCAAAAAGATCGAGCTGCTTCGCTCAAGATTGTAAGATGTCAAAAAGTGAAATTTGTTAAGATAGTATACGGAACAAAACACGTCTCTGTCTCTTTCGCGCGCTCTATCTTTCCTTGTCTATCTGGCTATTAAACATGACAATTTAAACATGATAATTACGATATGTAATCTAGTGTGTTATGAGATTCAGATTTCTGATAAAGCTTCAGTCGGAAATAAACAGACGATAAAAACAGCCTTGTATATATTGgtgatacaaaaattattctataaaattgataataaaattatttcatattctcGTGCATGATGTCCGCATGCGATAGTCTTGATACTTTATACTGTACAAATGTACAGTCACTGAAATGATATTCAGAACATAGTAGTACAGaagtttttcaatttaatatcttcatCTTGTAGTCAACTTTTAGAATATGTATCTCGTATTGAAACACTgtaaatttatgcaaatttaaaacttCCGAGGACGTATTGATATTCACTTAAGGGGGGAGGTTGGTTGCGTCTGTTGCGGGGCAGGCAGCGGGGCAGGGGAAAGCCTATAGTTGTGTTTTCGTCGCGTGAAATAAATGAGTTTTAGCAAAAAagttttagtaaaaataaaacagcatATTGCAACATTTCAACGTGGATAACGTATTTAGGttttaattgtacaaacaATGATTTAAAACCTTGAAAAACagctaattataaattatgtaaaacgcATTTAATTAGCtgtttttcaagattttaaatCATTGTTTGTACAATTGAAACCCAAATACGTTATTCACGTTGAAATGTTGCAATAtgaggttttatttttacaatttcttgataattaTGTAGAGAAATCATTTCAGTCTTCGTAAAAGTCCTTCCTAAATATTGTAAGAACCAACCTCCTTAAACATCAACCTTTGCAGAAAACGATAGTTGTACgcaaatgaagaaaataacttgcacaatatataagtatagTTTTTTCCATGGGACAAGtgatataaacattttaaatggtctctataatgtatacatttgtacttttaaatacaaaatataacgttttatatataattacatataaataatctctACAGCTCATCATTTAGCTGTGGTAAATAGTAGTAAAATGTTCTCAATTAAATCCAGAGCAATTATATGCGTATCTCTCTAGACGCAAAGATTACGCGTTTTTACATTCCGATTAAGGAATGAGGGTCACTCGTACTATATCGTACTTTGCTTGTAAATCGAATCGcatataaactatattttacaactttCGAATTACTATCGATCAGCCATATATTGTTGCAAGAAGTATAATGTAATTGGATTGTCACTCCCTAAGGTGTAATTATACACTATTATACGAACGCAGTTATATAAATGCAGTAAATGCACCATAAGCAGcataaatgaattatatttatacttataatttttttttattttttagaataacttttcaaatatcttgtCAATCTTGTGCGAAAAGCGAAATTTCGGACGTGGAACTTGGATCGTTTAATATCACTTCTATAAAGAGGTGTAATAAACGTATAGGAGTCATagtgtaaataatatcaagtaaatacaaaaattaattatttaaaaaatttaagatttgtGTTGGAGTAAagtagttttttttatgaaatttatttttcgttgAAGGAAGAATTTACACTTTTTACTTTACATTCCATAATCGCGAGGTTCTTAAGAATTctaattattacatacaatatacatatattatgaaaataaagtcACGCAATATGAGCACGAATAGAAAGTTTCAAGACTTTGAATTATTCTCTTTGAGAGAAATTAACTTCCAAAAATGTGCAATGCGCTTCAGTTGTATTTTAAGGTGATTAGTAAGGATAAATAACTTGAGatgtgcaaaatataaaaatttcgcaTTCGGCAAGTTAGTCGCTTATCatgatgtattataaaatagagatgtatcatatatgtataaatatattatatacgatgtttatacaattttatactaCGTGGCGGAGATGGGTGAAATGTATggtgtattaataaaagttaataaaaatgattaagtcgtcttttttttttaatatctgccTATCTCATTCCGTTCTTTTCGCTACACGCCTCGCCTTCTCCATGTTTTTCACTATATATGAACATTTATTTCGTTCACTTTAGCTGCGTAACAATTGTTTTTCTAGATTAATGTAGTTTcttatattacttaattaattatattaatataagttatGTTTCAACACTACTCTAGGTACACAGGTCAGCAAAAAGCGCATAAATGCAAGAATCGCTCGGAATGCAAGGGTTCGAGCCGTTCGAGGAAATTTCCAGCGGGATATTCAGCGGTGACGGGAAAATATCTCCGGTTGTCGCAGTTTTCTAGGTCCGATCGCGACGTGTTACTCCTGTTCGCgcaattaagttaaaaaatgaatgaagACGAAGCTTCGCCGCGACGCGTGCACGCACGCATACGACACGCGCTCAAGATGTCTTCGCGCTTCCCTATATTTATAGCTAGAGACAAATATACACCTTGGCGTAGGTCCAACCGCCCGTATACCCGCACACAGTCTACGGGGAAAACGGACAAACCCCGTAATAGCGGAGCTGTGTCAGTGCTATTAGTGACGTCGCGCGCGGCGTAGGAATCTCGAACGCGGACGCGTGcaaaaagaagaggaggaagaaatagaagaaatgaGCGAGATCCGCGGGTAGACGCGGAAGACCGTCACCTGGGGAAGGACGAGATTGCGAGAACCTATTCCCCTTTTACGATGCGAGTGCCGTCCGATTACGCGATTACGATGCGATTACCGT
Proteins encoded:
- the LOC139813127 gene encoding uncharacterized protein isoform X1, giving the protein MDNPRAMASNDFDAEQFERRLHSLKDSQESIQGLSAWCLDRRQHHKKIVATWLQVLKKVKVEHRLTLFYLANDVIQYSKRKNFEFVESWGTTLQRATPMVRDEKVKHRILRIFKIWDQRQVYDEEFLADLSGLISAAPKKKLDPPPTAQPEEFQAALLISTMRSCATLEQATDARLRDLRESNIDIESAEELRASLKDRRRVEDAEKEIDLVARNVENYVRSLEAEIRERTQVVDLLEQADQFYETQRGEVKIVTNAYRNFGSRVKNLKKKLDELLPTFVSPIPSPDINAPSPSPDSDIELPGDETQSVNNQSGMIDVAPPSIYGSYSHEYDPIRPVPAPDLVQGNESADFTNNFPSFIGGNVDFGNMRNLFNENSETPAGMSQQYNESLEAKPIEVINMRPKNEQNNADFNISSFLKTVLPSSDGTSDSGGIPGLGLDVSEGQVESPQRPNYRHSPSLGPHPVTPVISRMISSQGTPSLSGSGGLNNCQMSHSTPLAVRNLSESHTPSPYSSQNSQSNITGPFDGPTNANTVNPLPPPPLPPPIFLDDENCYNKLPPKFPTWTPPNEGIKDSAKWEEKANFATCSGKNSMNPTWPGEGDDKNKSSWMDGEGDRWDSNNDSTWPVSGRTKNDMLSETPESPPIYEKTGFAEPVQYNEPQPQESLNTTGDVDHRVIPIPMARENQLPYRLMKAGDVDHRNLISLTGSPANHHNVGDSSLSSLSNNNSLWTTGDQDYRRHMQPGDIVESVDMEMSDDETDSKPKGRVLVDLRQDRDMRVGAPPHHDMDMRTIPLPSMGMPGPRDSQPMQDIHLIHSGPPPPPPLPQFQHQGQGGFRQEQSVDFHPNQSKFQQNRPPNFLRNQQDFHSNQQEFHQLHQSQQNFEYCDREHNIRSKQDFLAESPGRGRYSTDHQHQHDTSPFHRNEWNNRGGGNRGFPRNRRDRYSEDHNIQKQRNNLANSRKSRSQDQQHHQSPSELLPNNRSLLQPPDTAVIFDEEGIPIGMPEFNQDNSTISNKVDAQAESERDPDNCQSSSVPHARRTSHDVSSSHDSENNQQQQQTAYQLGPDQEQRASSLTESKDQSSSINQVTIIPIRTNNAGDESQQKQHVPISECEEHVESTEHSDPAEKTSAADNEPINPGQNVNSTERESLDESMSSTMLGKEMKRTANGDCDEQSHEEGALNKKRPLLQNGPQMLNDDLSGPNGPTLMSESHPAIMYEYDGPNFRPRIGAPYPLWRGGPPPPSPRGGRGGFRGGPVGLPRGPWMDRGPRGPAVSNFSPRGLKRGGKQFWGGGGFRGRGRGSNW
- the LOC139813127 gene encoding uncharacterized protein isoform X2, whose translation is MDNPRAMASNDFDAEQFERRLHSLKDSQESIQGLSAWCLDRRQHHKKIVATWLQVLKKVKVEHRLTLFYLANDVIQYSKRKNFEFVESWGTTLQRATPMVRDEKVKHRILRIFKIWDQRQVYDEEFLADLSGLISAAPKKKLDPPPTAQPEEFQAALLISTMRSCATLEQATDARLRDLRESNIDIESAEELRASLKDRRRVEDAEKEIDLVARNVENYVRSLEAEIRERTQVVDLLEQADQFYETQRGEVKIVTNAYRNFGSRVKNLKKKLDELLPTFVSPIPSPDINAPSPSPDSDIELPGDETQSVNNQSGMIDVAPPSIYGSYSHEYDPIRPVPAPDLVQGNESADFTNNFPSFIGGNVDFGNMRNLFNENSETPAGMSQQYNESLEAKPIEVINMRPKNEQNNADFNISSFLKTVLPSSDGTSDSGGIPGLGLDVSEGQVESPQRPNYRHSPSLGPHPVTPVISRMISSQGTPSLSGSGGLNNCQMSHSTPLAVRNLSESHTPSPYSSQNSQSNITGPFDGPTNANTVNPLPPPPLPPPIFLDDENCYNKLPPKFPTWTPPNEGIKDSAKWEEKGKNSMNPTWPGEGDDKNKSSWMDGEGDRWDSNNDSTWPVSGRTKNDMLSETPESPPIYEKTGFAEPVQYNEPQPQESLNTTGDVDHRVIPIPMARENQLPYRLMKAGDVDHRNLISLTGSPANHHNVGDSSLSSLSNNNSLWTTGDQDYRRHMQPGDIVESVDMEMSDDETDSKPKGRVLVDLRQDRDMRVGAPPHHDMDMRTIPLPSMGMPGPRDSQPMQDIHLIHSGPPPPPPLPQFQHQGQGGFRQEQSVDFHPNQSKFQQNRPPNFLRNQQDFHSNQQEFHQLHQSQQNFEYCDREHNIRSKQDFLAESPGRGRYSTDHQHQHDTSPFHRNEWNNRGGGNRGFPRNRRDRYSEDHNIQKQRNNLANSRKSRSQDQQHHQSPSELLPNNRSLLQPPDTAVIFDEEGIPIGMPEFNQDNSTISNKVDAQAESERDPDNCQSSSVPHARRTSHDVSSSHDSENNQQQQQTAYQLGPDQEQRASSLTESKDQSSSINQVTIIPIRTNNAGDESQQKQHVPISECEEHVESTEHSDPAEKTSAADNEPINPGQNVNSTERESLDESMSSTMLGKEMKRTANGDCDEQSHEEGALNKKRPLLQNGPQMLNDDLSGPNGPTLMSESHPAIMYEYDGPNFRPRIGAPYPLWRGGPPPPSPRGGRGGFRGGPVGLPRGPWMDRGPRGPAVSNFSPRGLKRGGKQFWGGGGFRGRGRGSNW
- the Scpx gene encoding sterol carrier protein 2, encoding MVYKPKVYVIGVGMTKFEKPGRREDFDYPQMAKEAVTKALQDAQVPYKSVKAVCVGYVYGDSTCGQRAVYEVGLSGCPIYNVNNNCSTGSTALYLGKQIVESGNADCVLALGFEKMERGSLMSKYMDRTNPMDKHVELMADIAGLSEGPITAQLFGNAGIEHMKKYGTKPEHFAKIAYKNHLHSTNNPYSQFQEKYTFQQIMSSPKVFGPLTKLQCCPTSDGAAAVVLANEEFVRKHRLESQAVEILAMEMSTDLSTTFNTKSCMNIVGYDMTRNAAEKLFSSINYRPSDVDVVELHDCFSINELITYEALGLCPPGYGGKMVDAGDNTYGGKYVVNPSGGLISKGHPLGATGLAQCAELTWQLRGEAGKRQVQDAKLALQHNIGLGGAVIVALYRLGFPRQGVIRKNVNVAADSSMFQADVLFKTLAIAMEEDDENLIEKMRGVYGFKVINGPGGAEGFWVVNAKTGKGKVEYNSKIKPDVTFTISDTDIVDFISGKLNPQKAFFQGKVKIQGNMGLAMKLPDLQKRAAKKIELLRSRL